A window of Apodemus sylvaticus chromosome 9, mApoSyl1.1, whole genome shotgun sequence contains these coding sequences:
- the Eif4e2 gene encoding eukaryotic translation initiation factor 4E type 2 isoform X2 → MNNKFDALKDDDSGDHDQNEENSTQKDGEKEKTDRDKSQSGGKRKAVVPGPAEHPLQYNYTFWYSRRTPGRPTSSQSYEQNIKQIGTFASVEQFWKFYSHMVRPGDLTGHSDFHLFKEGIKPMWEDDANKNGGKWIIRLRKGLASRCWENLILAMLGEQFMVGEEICGAVVSVRFQEDIISIWNKTASDQATTARIRDTLRRVLNLPPNTIMEYKTHTDSIKTALLCRLPDLCKLPRSPDRTET, encoded by the exons ATGAACAACAAGTTCGACGC CTTAAAAGATGATGACAGTGGAGACCATGATCAGAATGAAGAAAACAGCACACAGAAAGATGGTGAGAAGGAAAAAACAGACCGAGACAAGAGCCAGAGTGGCGGCAAGAGGAAG GCTGTTGTTCCTGGACCAGCAGAACATCCCCTGCAGTACAACTACACCTTCTGGTACTCTAGGAGAACTCCTGGCCGTCCCACCAGTTCACAGAGTTATGAACAGAACATCAAACAGATTGGCACCTTTGCCTCT GTGGAGCAGTTCTGGAAGTTTTACAGCCACATGGTACGTCCTGGGGACCTGACAGGCCACAGTGACTTTCATCTCTTCAAAGAAGGGATTAAACCTATGTGGGAG GATGATGCAAATAAAAATGGGGGCAAGTGGATCATTCGACTCCGGAAGGGCTTAGCCTCCCGCTGCTGGGAGAATCTCATCCTGGCCATGCTGGGGGAGCAGTTCATGGTTGGGGAGGAGATCTGCGGGGCTGTGGTCTCTGTCCGCTTTCAG GAGGACATTATttctatttggaataagactgcCAGTGACCAAGCAACCACAGCCCGAATCCGGGATACTCTCCGGCGCGTGCTTAACCTACCTCCCAACACCATTATGGAGTACAAAACTCACACCGACAGCATCAA
- the Eif4e2 gene encoding eukaryotic translation initiation factor 4E type 2 isoform X4: MNNKFDALKDDDSGDHDQNEENSTQKDGEKEKTDRDKSQSGGKRKAVVPGPAEHPLQYNYTFWYSRRTPGRPTSSQSYEQNIKQIGTFASVEQFWKFYSHMVRPGDLTGHSDFHLFKEGIKPMWEDDANKNGGKWIIRLRKGLASRCWENLILAMLGEQFMVGEEICGAVVSVRFQEDIISIWNKTASDQATTARIRDTLRRVLNLPPNTIMEYKTHTDSIKAWEEFHGLVNSSGR; encoded by the exons ATGAACAACAAGTTCGACGC CTTAAAAGATGATGACAGTGGAGACCATGATCAGAATGAAGAAAACAGCACACAGAAAGATGGTGAGAAGGAAAAAACAGACCGAGACAAGAGCCAGAGTGGCGGCAAGAGGAAG GCTGTTGTTCCTGGACCAGCAGAACATCCCCTGCAGTACAACTACACCTTCTGGTACTCTAGGAGAACTCCTGGCCGTCCCACCAGTTCACAGAGTTATGAACAGAACATCAAACAGATTGGCACCTTTGCCTCT GTGGAGCAGTTCTGGAAGTTTTACAGCCACATGGTACGTCCTGGGGACCTGACAGGCCACAGTGACTTTCATCTCTTCAAAGAAGGGATTAAACCTATGTGGGAG GATGATGCAAATAAAAATGGGGGCAAGTGGATCATTCGACTCCGGAAGGGCTTAGCCTCCCGCTGCTGGGAGAATCTCATCCTGGCCATGCTGGGGGAGCAGTTCATGGTTGGGGAGGAGATCTGCGGGGCTGTGGTCTCTGTCCGCTTTCAG GAGGACATTATttctatttggaataagactgcCAGTGACCAAGCAACCACAGCCCGAATCCGGGATACTCTCCGGCGCGTGCTTAACCTACCTCCCAACACCATTATGGAGTACAAAACTCACACCGACAGCATCAA GGCCTGGGAGGAGTTTCATGGCCTGGTGAACAGCAGCGGCCGCTGA
- the Eif4e2 gene encoding eukaryotic translation initiation factor 4E type 2 isoform X1 codes for MNNKFDALKDDDSGDHDQNEENSTQKDGEKEKTDRDKSQSGGKRKAVVPGPAEHPLQYNYTFWYSRRTPGRPTSSQSYEQNIKQIGTFASVEQFWKFYSHMVRPGDLTGHSDFHLFKEGIKPMWEDDANKNGGKWIIRLRKGLASRCWENLILAMLGEQFMVGEEICGAVVSVRFQEDIISIWNKTASDQATTARIRDTLRRVLNLPPNTIMEYKTHTDSIKMPGRLGPQRLLFQNLWKPRLNVP; via the exons ATGAACAACAAGTTCGACGC CTTAAAAGATGATGACAGTGGAGACCATGATCAGAATGAAGAAAACAGCACACAGAAAGATGGTGAGAAGGAAAAAACAGACCGAGACAAGAGCCAGAGTGGCGGCAAGAGGAAG GCTGTTGTTCCTGGACCAGCAGAACATCCCCTGCAGTACAACTACACCTTCTGGTACTCTAGGAGAACTCCTGGCCGTCCCACCAGTTCACAGAGTTATGAACAGAACATCAAACAGATTGGCACCTTTGCCTCT GTGGAGCAGTTCTGGAAGTTTTACAGCCACATGGTACGTCCTGGGGACCTGACAGGCCACAGTGACTTTCATCTCTTCAAAGAAGGGATTAAACCTATGTGGGAG GATGATGCAAATAAAAATGGGGGCAAGTGGATCATTCGACTCCGGAAGGGCTTAGCCTCCCGCTGCTGGGAGAATCTCATCCTGGCCATGCTGGGGGAGCAGTTCATGGTTGGGGAGGAGATCTGCGGGGCTGTGGTCTCTGTCCGCTTTCAG GAGGACATTATttctatttggaataagactgcCAGTGACCAAGCAACCACAGCCCGAATCCGGGATACTCTCCGGCGCGTGCTTAACCTACCTCCCAACACCATTATGGAGTACAAAACTCACACCGACAGCATCAA AATGCCAGGCAGGCTGGGCCCCCAAAGGCTCCTTTTTCAAAACCTCTGGAAGCCGCGATTGAATGTGCCAtga
- the Eif4e2 gene encoding eukaryotic translation initiation factor 4E type 2 isoform X3 — translation MSLKDDDSGDHDQNEENSTQKDGEKEKTDRDKSQSGGKRKAVVPGPAEHPLQYNYTFWYSRRTPGRPTSSQSYEQNIKQIGTFASVEQFWKFYSHMVRPGDLTGHSDFHLFKEGIKPMWEDDANKNGGKWIIRLRKGLASRCWENLILAMLGEQFMVGEEICGAVVSVRFQEDIISIWNKTASDQATTARIRDTLRRVLNLPPNTIMEYKTHTDSIKMPGRLGPQRLLFQNLWKPRLNVP, via the exons ATGAG CTTAAAAGATGATGACAGTGGAGACCATGATCAGAATGAAGAAAACAGCACACAGAAAGATGGTGAGAAGGAAAAAACAGACCGAGACAAGAGCCAGAGTGGCGGCAAGAGGAAG GCTGTTGTTCCTGGACCAGCAGAACATCCCCTGCAGTACAACTACACCTTCTGGTACTCTAGGAGAACTCCTGGCCGTCCCACCAGTTCACAGAGTTATGAACAGAACATCAAACAGATTGGCACCTTTGCCTCT GTGGAGCAGTTCTGGAAGTTTTACAGCCACATGGTACGTCCTGGGGACCTGACAGGCCACAGTGACTTTCATCTCTTCAAAGAAGGGATTAAACCTATGTGGGAG GATGATGCAAATAAAAATGGGGGCAAGTGGATCATTCGACTCCGGAAGGGCTTAGCCTCCCGCTGCTGGGAGAATCTCATCCTGGCCATGCTGGGGGAGCAGTTCATGGTTGGGGAGGAGATCTGCGGGGCTGTGGTCTCTGTCCGCTTTCAG GAGGACATTATttctatttggaataagactgcCAGTGACCAAGCAACCACAGCCCGAATCCGGGATACTCTCCGGCGCGTGCTTAACCTACCTCCCAACACCATTATGGAGTACAAAACTCACACCGACAGCATCAA AATGCCAGGCAGGCTGGGCCCCCAAAGGCTCCTTTTTCAAAACCTCTGGAAGCCGCGATTGAATGTGCCAtga
- the Eif4e2 gene encoding eukaryotic translation initiation factor 4E type 2 isoform X5 yields MNNKFDALKDDDSGDHDQNEENSTQKDGEKEKTDRDKSQSGGKRKAVVPGPAEHPLQYNYTFWYSRRTPGRPTSSQSYEQNIKQIGTFASVEQFWKFYSHMVRPGDLTGHSDFHLFKEGIKPMWEDDANKNGGKWIIRLRKGLASRCWENLILAMLGEQFMVGEEICGAVVSVRFQEDIISIWNKTASDQATTARIRDTLRRVLNLPPNTIMEYKTHTDSIKDNSSFRNTKITL; encoded by the exons ATGAACAACAAGTTCGACGC CTTAAAAGATGATGACAGTGGAGACCATGATCAGAATGAAGAAAACAGCACACAGAAAGATGGTGAGAAGGAAAAAACAGACCGAGACAAGAGCCAGAGTGGCGGCAAGAGGAAG GCTGTTGTTCCTGGACCAGCAGAACATCCCCTGCAGTACAACTACACCTTCTGGTACTCTAGGAGAACTCCTGGCCGTCCCACCAGTTCACAGAGTTATGAACAGAACATCAAACAGATTGGCACCTTTGCCTCT GTGGAGCAGTTCTGGAAGTTTTACAGCCACATGGTACGTCCTGGGGACCTGACAGGCCACAGTGACTTTCATCTCTTCAAAGAAGGGATTAAACCTATGTGGGAG GATGATGCAAATAAAAATGGGGGCAAGTGGATCATTCGACTCCGGAAGGGCTTAGCCTCCCGCTGCTGGGAGAATCTCATCCTGGCCATGCTGGGGGAGCAGTTCATGGTTGGGGAGGAGATCTGCGGGGCTGTGGTCTCTGTCCGCTTTCAG GAGGACATTATttctatttggaataagactgcCAGTGACCAAGCAACCACAGCCCGAATCCGGGATACTCTCCGGCGCGTGCTTAACCTACCTCCCAACACCATTATGGAGTACAAAACTCACACCGACAGCATCAA ggACAATTCAAGCTttcgaaatacaaaaatcacattGTGA
- the Chrng gene encoding acetylcholine receptor subunit gamma isoform X1: protein MYRGQGPQLLLLLLAICLGAQSRNQEERLLADLMRNYNPHLRPAERDSDVVNVSLKLTLTNLISLNEREEALTTNVWIEMQWCDYRLRWDPKDYEGVWILRVPSTMLWRPDIVLENNVDGVFEVALYCNVLVSPDGCIYWLPPAIFRSSCSISVTYFPFDWQNCSLVFQSQTYSTSEINLQLSQEEGKVIEWIFIDPEAFTENGEWAIRHRPAKMLLDSVAPAEEAGHQKVVFFLLIQRKPLFYVINIIAPCVLISSVAILIYFLPAKAGGQKCTVAINVLLAQTVFLFLVAKKVPETSQAVPLISKYLTFLMVVTILIVVNSVVVLNVSLRSPHTHSMARGVRKVFLRLLPQLLRMHVRPLAPAAAQDARLRLQNGSSSGWPIMTREEGDLCLPRSELLFRQRQRNGLVQAVLEKLENGPDIRQSQEFCGSLKQASPAIQACVDACNLMARARHQQSHFDSGNEEWLLVGRVLDRVCFLAMLSLFICGTAGIFLTAHYNRVPDLPFPGDPRPYLPLPD from the exons ATGTACAGGGGACAGGGACCTCAGCTCCTCTTGCTGCTGCTGGCTATCTGCCTGG GGGCCCAGAGCCGCAACCAAGAGGAACGTCTGCTTGCGGATCTGATGCGAAACTACAACCCCCATCTGCGGCCGGCTGAGCGTGACTCAGATGTGGTCAATGTCAGCCTGAAGCTTACCTTAACCAACCTCATCTCTCTG AATGAGCGAGAGGAGGCCCTTACAACTAACGTCTGGATAGAAATG CAATGGTGCGACTATCGCCTGCGCTGGGACCCGAAAGACTACGAAGGCGTGTGGATATTGAGGGTGCCATCTACCATGCTCTGGCGGCCGGATATTGTGCTGGAGAACAA TGTGGACGGTGTCTTCGAGGTGGCCCTCTACTGCAATGTGCTTGTGTCCCCTGACGGCTGTATCTACTGGCTGCCACCTGCCATCTTCCGCTCCTCCTGTTCCATCTCTGTCACCTACTTCCCCTTCGATTGGCAGAACTGCTCCCTCGTCTTCCA GTCCCAGACTTACAGCACCAGTGAGATCAACTTGCAGCTGAGCCAGGAAGAAGGGAAAGTCATTGAGTGGATCTTCATTGACCCCGAGGCTTTCACAG AGAATGGGGAGTGGGCCATCCGGCACCGTCCAGCCAAAATGCTCCTGGACTCTGTGGCTCCTGCAGAGGAGGCGGGCCACCAGAAGGTGGTGTTCTTCCTGCTCATCCAGCGCAAGCCCCTCTTCTACGTCATCAACATCATCGCCCCCTGTGTGCTCATCTCCTCGGTTGCCATCCTCATCTACTTCCTTCCTGCCAAGG CGGGCGGCCAGAAGTGCACAGTGGCCATCAACGTGCTCCTGGCCCAGACTGTCTTCCTTTTCCTCGTGGCTAAGAAGGTGCCTGAGACCTCCCAGGCAGTGCCGCTCATCAGCAA GTACCTGACCTTCCTCATGGTGGTGACCATCCTCATCGTTGTGAACTCTGTGGTCGTGCTCAATGTGTCCTTGCggtccccacacacacactccatggcCCGGGGGGTTCGAAAG GTGTTCCTGAGGCTCCTGCCCCAGCTGTTACGGATGCATGTGCGCCCACTGGCTCCTGCTGCTGCCCAGGATGCCCGGCTGCGACTCCAGAATGGCTCCTCCTCAGGGTGGCCCATCATGACTCGAGAGGAAGGGGACCTCTGTCTGCCTCGAAGCGAACTCCTCTTTAGGCAAAGGCAGCGCAATGGATTAGTGCAGGCAGTCCTGGAGAAGCTAG AGAATGGTCCAGACATAAGGCAGAGCCAGGAGTTCTGTGGCAGCCTGAAGCAAGCCTCCCCGGCCATCCAGGCCTGTGTCGATGCCTGTAACCTCATGGCTCGTGCCCGACACCAGCAGAGTCACTTTGACAGT GGCAACGAGGAGTGGCTGCTGGTGGGCCGCGTGCTGGACCGCGTCTGTTTCCTAGCCATGCTCTCCCTTTTCATCTGTGGCACTGCTGGCATCTTCCTCACGGCCCACTACAACCGGGTGCCTGACCTGCCATTCCCCGGAGACCCCCGcccctacctgcctctgccagacTGA
- the Chrng gene encoding acetylcholine receptor subunit gamma isoform X2, with the protein MYRGQGPQLLLLLLAICLGAQSRNQEERLLADLMRNYNPHLRPAERDSDVVNVSLKLTLTNLISLNEREEALTTNVWIEMQWCDYRLRWDPKDYEGVWILRVPSTMLWRPDIVLENKSQTYSTSEINLQLSQEEGKVIEWIFIDPEAFTENGEWAIRHRPAKMLLDSVAPAEEAGHQKVVFFLLIQRKPLFYVINIIAPCVLISSVAILIYFLPAKAGGQKCTVAINVLLAQTVFLFLVAKKVPETSQAVPLISKYLTFLMVVTILIVVNSVVVLNVSLRSPHTHSMARGVRKVFLRLLPQLLRMHVRPLAPAAAQDARLRLQNGSSSGWPIMTREEGDLCLPRSELLFRQRQRNGLVQAVLEKLENGPDIRQSQEFCGSLKQASPAIQACVDACNLMARARHQQSHFDSGNEEWLLVGRVLDRVCFLAMLSLFICGTAGIFLTAHYNRVPDLPFPGDPRPYLPLPD; encoded by the exons ATGTACAGGGGACAGGGACCTCAGCTCCTCTTGCTGCTGCTGGCTATCTGCCTGG GGGCCCAGAGCCGCAACCAAGAGGAACGTCTGCTTGCGGATCTGATGCGAAACTACAACCCCCATCTGCGGCCGGCTGAGCGTGACTCAGATGTGGTCAATGTCAGCCTGAAGCTTACCTTAACCAACCTCATCTCTCTG AATGAGCGAGAGGAGGCCCTTACAACTAACGTCTGGATAGAAATG CAATGGTGCGACTATCGCCTGCGCTGGGACCCGAAAGACTACGAAGGCGTGTGGATATTGAGGGTGCCATCTACCATGCTCTGGCGGCCGGATATTGTGCTGGAGAACAA GTCCCAGACTTACAGCACCAGTGAGATCAACTTGCAGCTGAGCCAGGAAGAAGGGAAAGTCATTGAGTGGATCTTCATTGACCCCGAGGCTTTCACAG AGAATGGGGAGTGGGCCATCCGGCACCGTCCAGCCAAAATGCTCCTGGACTCTGTGGCTCCTGCAGAGGAGGCGGGCCACCAGAAGGTGGTGTTCTTCCTGCTCATCCAGCGCAAGCCCCTCTTCTACGTCATCAACATCATCGCCCCCTGTGTGCTCATCTCCTCGGTTGCCATCCTCATCTACTTCCTTCCTGCCAAGG CGGGCGGCCAGAAGTGCACAGTGGCCATCAACGTGCTCCTGGCCCAGACTGTCTTCCTTTTCCTCGTGGCTAAGAAGGTGCCTGAGACCTCCCAGGCAGTGCCGCTCATCAGCAA GTACCTGACCTTCCTCATGGTGGTGACCATCCTCATCGTTGTGAACTCTGTGGTCGTGCTCAATGTGTCCTTGCggtccccacacacacactccatggcCCGGGGGGTTCGAAAG GTGTTCCTGAGGCTCCTGCCCCAGCTGTTACGGATGCATGTGCGCCCACTGGCTCCTGCTGCTGCCCAGGATGCCCGGCTGCGACTCCAGAATGGCTCCTCCTCAGGGTGGCCCATCATGACTCGAGAGGAAGGGGACCTCTGTCTGCCTCGAAGCGAACTCCTCTTTAGGCAAAGGCAGCGCAATGGATTAGTGCAGGCAGTCCTGGAGAAGCTAG AGAATGGTCCAGACATAAGGCAGAGCCAGGAGTTCTGTGGCAGCCTGAAGCAAGCCTCCCCGGCCATCCAGGCCTGTGTCGATGCCTGTAACCTCATGGCTCGTGCCCGACACCAGCAGAGTCACTTTGACAGT GGCAACGAGGAGTGGCTGCTGGTGGGCCGCGTGCTGGACCGCGTCTGTTTCCTAGCCATGCTCTCCCTTTTCATCTGTGGCACTGCTGGCATCTTCCTCACGGCCCACTACAACCGGGTGCCTGACCTGCCATTCCCCGGAGACCCCCGcccctacctgcctctgccagacTGA